From Spiroplasma monobiae MQ-1, a single genomic window includes:
- a CDS encoding ABC transporter permease has translation MVNSLFENFSLYLAVFSLAALSGLISERSGIVNVGIEGYMIMGGLTTAIIGQNLSESMGNWTQVMAIFAGACVGGAISLLHSFASIKLKADQIISGTAINLLAQGIGLYMATMGANTYIYGDYTVISVDSNRIFTFYLIIAMLITLLTGLYFSFTRTGMRHISAGENPNALEAAGVNVIKYRIIAVLFSGIIASLAGGIYTITARGSYFYGTADGMGFLALAIMIVGQWRVKWVTLGAAGFAFFFALSKALPINLEGGWIKTNAKLFQVLPFVISLGTMVGLSKWSKPPAAAGIPYDKAKR, from the coding sequence ATGGTAAATAGTTTATTTGAAAACTTCTCTCTATATTTAGCGGTATTCTCTCTTGCAGCTCTTTCTGGACTAATTTCTGAAAGATCTGGTATTGTTAATGTGGGTATTGAAGGTTATATGATAATGGGTGGTTTGACAACTGCTATTATAGGACAAAATCTTTCTGAATCAATGGGAAATTGAACACAAGTTATGGCAATATTTGCCGGAGCTTGTGTTGGGGGGGCAATTTCTTTATTACACTCATTTGCTTCTATTAAATTAAAAGCAGATCAAATAATATCTGGTACTGCAATTAACTTGCTTGCACAAGGTATAGGCCTATATATGGCCACAATGGGTGCTAATACATACATTTATGGTGACTACACAGTTATTTCTGTTGATTCAAATAGAATTTTTACATTTTATTTAATAATTGCTATGTTGATAACTTTATTAACAGGCTTATACTTTTCATTTACTAGAACTGGTATGAGACATATTTCTGCTGGTGAAAATCCAAACGCTTTAGAAGCTGCTGGGGTAAATGTAATAAAATATAGAATTATTGCTGTTTTATTTTCAGGAATAATAGCTTCTTTGGCTGGTGGTATATACACAATAACAGCTAGGGGTTCTTATTTTTATGGAACAGCTGATGGTATGGGTTTTCTGGCCTTGGCTATAATGATAGTTGGTCAATGAAGGGTTAAGTGAGTAACTCTCGGTGCTGCTGGGTTTGCATTCTTCTTTGCACTATCAAAGGCTCTTCCAATTAACTTGGAAGGTGGATGAATTAAAACCAATGCAAAACTATTCCAAGTATTACCATTTGTAATTTCATTAGGAACTATGGTTGGATTATCAAAATGATCAAAACCACCAGCTGCCGCGGGTATTCCTTACGATAAAGCAAAAAGATAA
- a CDS encoding glycosyltransferase family 2 protein has protein sequence MLVSFVITWQEIEENVNETLQSVLNQTDDDYEIILISDKMLEDNQEFVILRNYFWDIKNIKTVVNSSIQGAAVCWNTAIDLADGDYIKFISQGDTISPDFVKNLRTELNKYNGEEVDLIEYNVQLRGLSDKTIDTHLEKGKLYNLNREFQPYASISATLSNKLFRTQLLKEFGFKFRRFVRFDMLFAYKVLGQTDTYLFLDTEKPLEEVYLGQVQYSVFDLVNQWTHILNYYRRIGKFKDLKDYLNYAYYKTLIHIWLWNIRKYDNKLLIKKAATFASRKFEDKREDFMKNNKAFLETKDVRFIEIVDQFSSYIKEIMKLAK, from the coding sequence ATGTTAGTTTCATTTGTTATTACATGACAAGAAATAGAAGAAAACGTTAATGAAACACTACAAAGTGTTCTTAACCAAACTGATGATGATTATGAAATCATTTTAATATCAGATAAAATGCTTGAAGATAACCAAGAATTTGTTATCCTAAGAAATTATTTCTGAGACATCAAAAATATTAAAACAGTTGTAAACAGTTCTATTCAAGGGGCAGCTGTATGTTGAAACACTGCAATTGATTTAGCTGATGGTGACTACATTAAATTTATCTCTCAAGGTGATACTATAAGTCCTGATTTTGTAAAAAATCTGAGAACTGAATTAAATAAATATAATGGTGAAGAAGTTGATTTAATTGAATATAATGTTCAATTAAGGGGTTTATCAGATAAAACAATTGATACTCACTTAGAAAAAGGTAAACTATACAACTTAAACAGAGAATTCCAACCCTATGCAAGTATAAGTGCAACTTTATCAAATAAATTATTTAGAACTCAATTATTAAAAGAGTTTGGTTTTAAATTTAGAAGATTCGTTAGATTTGACATGTTATTTGCATATAAAGTATTAGGTCAAACAGACACTTATTTATTCTTAGATACAGAAAAACCATTGGAAGAAGTTTATTTGGGACAAGTTCAATACTCAGTATTTGACCTAGTAAATCAATGAACTCATATTTTAAATTACTACAGAAGAATTGGTAAATTTAAAGATTTAAAAGATTATTTAAACTATGCATATTATAAAACTCTAATTCACATTTGATTATGAAATATTAGAAAATATGATAATAAATTATTAATTAAAAAAGCAGCTACTTTTGCAAGTAGAAAATTTGAAGATAAAAGAGAAGATTTTATGAAAAATAATAAGGCCTTCCTTGAAACTAAAGATGTTAGATTTATAGAAATTGTTGATCAATTCTCATCATACATCAAAGAAATTATGAAACTTGCAAAATAA
- the deoD gene encoding purine-nucleoside phosphorylase has product MSNIPTPHINAKKEDIAKIVLMPGDPLRAKKIAETYLEDYRLVNEVRNMFMYTGTYKGVKVTVAGSGMGCPSIGIYSYELFKFYDVDYIIRVGSAGSYNENINVYDIFNAKEAFGESNYAKIAANIDSNIIEAGQTLFNKIEEVAKRNEIKTHVGRCHSSDVFYRYDDSMTFAKENGLDVVEMESYALFSNAIVTGKQAACLLTISDSFITNEATTAEERQNNFMQMIELALETSLELK; this is encoded by the coding sequence ATGTCAAATATACCCACACCACATATTAATGCTAAAAAAGAAGATATAGCAAAAATAGTTCTAATGCCAGGAGATCCTTTAAGAGCTAAAAAAATAGCAGAGACGTATTTAGAAGATTATAGATTAGTAAATGAAGTAAGAAATATGTTTATGTACACAGGAACTTATAAAGGAGTTAAAGTTACTGTTGCAGGAAGCGGAATGGGATGCCCAAGCATTGGGATCTATTCATATGAATTATTTAAATTCTATGATGTCGATTACATAATTAGAGTTGGAAGTGCAGGAAGTTATAACGAAAATATTAACGTATATGATATTTTTAATGCCAAAGAAGCTTTTGGAGAAAGTAATTATGCAAAAATTGCTGCAAATATAGATTCAAACATTATTGAAGCAGGTCAAACATTATTCAATAAAATTGAAGAAGTTGCAAAAAGAAATGAAATAAAAACACATGTTGGTAGATGTCACTCTTCTGATGTGTTTTATAGATATGACGATTCAATGACGTTTGCTAAAGAAAATGGACTTGATGTAGTTGAAATGGAGTCATATGCATTATTTTCAAATGCTATTGTAACCGGAAAACAAGCTGCTTGTTTATTGACAATTTCAGATAGTTTTATAACAAACGAAGCTACAACAGCTGAGGAAAGACAAAATAATTTCATGCAAATGATTGAATTGGCCCTAGAAACTTCTTTAGAATTAAAATAG
- the tsaD gene encoding tRNA (adenosine(37)-N6)-threonylcarbamoyltransferase complex transferase subunit TsaD produces MIILAIESSCDEFSISIMRDGKILSNIISSQIKEHSEFGGVVPELASRLHVENFHWVLTKSLKESNVVLEEVDYISYTSNPGLIGSLIVGKLVAQTLAMYLNKPLMEMNHIKGHIYGANIDDKFVYPVLVLVVSGGHTQIQLLEKSLDFKIIGSTQDDAVGECYDKVARVLGLQYPGGPKIDKLAQKGNPDRYQLPISKNDDTYDFSFSGLKTASLNLINKLNQNNEKIIINDLCASFQKTAINTLMLKFERAVKEFKPETITVVGGVSANSSIRSKFFEIGKKYNISKIIVPNMEYCTDNAAMIAELTNEYIKNKK; encoded by the coding sequence ATGATAATTTTAGCTATTGAATCAAGTTGTGATGAATTTAGTATATCTATTATGAGAGATGGCAAAATCCTATCAAATATTATTTCTAGTCAAATTAAAGAACACTCAGAATTTGGAGGAGTAGTTCCTGAATTGGCCTCAAGATTGCATGTTGAAAATTTTCATTGAGTTTTAACTAAATCTCTAAAAGAAAGCAATGTTGTTTTAGAAGAAGTTGATTACATTTCTTACACTTCAAACCCAGGATTAATAGGAAGTTTAATTGTAGGGAAATTAGTTGCACAAACACTAGCAATGTATTTGAATAAACCTTTAATGGAGATGAATCATATTAAAGGTCATATATATGGTGCAAATATTGACGATAAATTTGTATATCCAGTTTTAGTTTTGGTCGTTAGCGGAGGGCACACCCAGATCCAACTGCTTGAAAAATCTTTGGATTTTAAAATAATAGGATCAACACAGGATGATGCGGTTGGAGAATGTTATGATAAAGTGGCTAGAGTTCTCGGTCTTCAATATCCTGGTGGACCCAAAATTGATAAATTAGCACAAAAAGGTAATCCCGATAGATATCAACTACCTATAAGTAAGAATGATGATACATATGATTTTTCATTTTCGGGTTTAAAAACAGCTAGTTTAAATTTGATTAATAAATTAAATCAAAACAATGAAAAAATAATTATTAACGATTTATGTGCTAGTTTTCAAAAAACTGCAATTAACACATTGATGTTGAAGTTTGAAAGAGCGGTAAAAGAGTTTAAACCAGAAACAATAACTGTAGTTGGTGGTGTTAGTGCTAATTCAAGTATTAGATCAAAATTCTTTGAAATAGGAAAGAAATACAACATAAGCAAAATCATAGTTCCAAATATGGAATATTGTACAGATAATGCAGCAATGATAGCTGAATTAACAAATGAATATATCAAAAATAAGAAATAG
- a CDS encoding RDD family protein: MTHQEEKNIIEKSSHNLVQPHLGRIFFARLFDLIVCSIPTLILTFLNPITDLKTLFINLPVSQIVLFIYFILLPYFWKGNTIGKLIFSLRLIKDNNKKIKMKEIFFREFYFLYIPLVIQLVIQLIIGLIIFTSDDPENIKSLSFIVTTIRNIGFTFLAIWFIYIPITIYLQKEHISAVDLKLNTKVYYLEKVLIINKREKSKNHIHLQKDRPGNFDLEEIDKIIDQDKDLNN, encoded by the coding sequence ATGACACATCAAGAAGAAAAAAATATCATAGAAAAATCTTCTCATAATTTGGTTCAACCACATTTGGGAAGAATTTTTTTTGCTAGATTATTTGATTTGATTGTGTGCTCTATACCAACATTAATATTGACCTTTTTGAATCCAATTACAGATTTAAAAACTCTTTTTATTAATTTGCCTGTTAGTCAAATTGTTTTATTTATATATTTTATTTTATTGCCATACTTTTGAAAAGGTAACACAATTGGCAAACTTATTTTTTCTCTTAGATTAATTAAAGATAACAACAAAAAAATTAAAATGAAAGAAATATTTTTTAGAGAGTTTTATTTTTTGTATATTCCTTTAGTTATTCAATTAGTTATTCAACTGATAATTGGTTTGATAATATTCACTAGCGATGATCCAGAAAATATAAAATCACTTTCATTTATAGTAACAACAATTAGAAATATAGGATTTACATTTTTGGCGATTTGATTTATTTATATACCTATTACAATATATTTACAAAAAGAACACATATCAGCAGTTGATCTTAAATTAAACACAAAAGTTTATTATTTAGAAAAAGTTTTGATTATAAACAAAAGAGAAAAAAGCAAAAACCATATTCACTTACAAAAAGATAGACCAGGAAATTTTGACTTAGAAGAAATCGATAAAATAATTGATCAAGATAAAGATTTAAATAATTAA
- a CDS encoding ABC transporter permease subunit — MNFKLNRWLRNQKIKSSITSERNLSKLSYLKASVIAIAIGFVVGALIVIQQGYNGFEFIFASFGYSFDAATMSKTLNYLAVYIFLGLGLALGFKVGLFNMGGSGQAILGMTLAVALIATKANSDGVAFRDVDKSFVIVVMIAFILSGVFISTIAGLLKVFFNIHEVVTTVMLNWIVWYFSRWFLMDSSFGRGKWSISNGLTPKLPSDWLSIGGNTWILGVGLAVVAVITIYLLLSFTTFGFKFNVVGKQPQAAMYAGIKNRQYLILTTALQGLFIGLGSMFYWFNIKSSMEVGSEVLPSIGFDAIPIALVAFNNIIGVVPVALIWAMFKAGSERALGLQFIGLSPEISSLIFGIIIYSSAVYILFLKFKPIEKIKLFIFESKCYLYREFKIDINKKIKDLKLELKEINKKADILELKKQISNINQEILKLKIDKRSNKEDQEKYHDLKKQLLSLESVLKSEVENYLSIYKSKIKMQIQNKKMTFEEMYNDYNNKSFKGLKKKIKTELAVKYYTIMDQFVLMQIERNDLIKNLKLEKKLIKERSEISSLINKISLLKNNSENDKTELDVLKNELNLKIKNIKDEINNKIKEIINKYDQDAKLIIDEFNVFKKAKLDILKDSEVNAKLFLKENKEKYEIERKKLKDNTKDKEEYKFLELKICIEQYKAELEVVERYGK; from the coding sequence ATGAACTTTAAATTAAATAGATGATTAAGAAATCAAAAAATAAAGAGTTCAATTACTAGTGAAAGAAACCTTTCTAAACTAAGTTATTTAAAAGCTTCTGTAATTGCAATAGCAATTGGTTTTGTGGTTGGAGCACTTATTGTAATTCAACAAGGTTATAATGGATTTGAATTTATTTTTGCCTCATTTGGTTATTCTTTTGATGCAGCAACTATGAGTAAAACACTTAACTATTTAGCTGTATATATATTTTTAGGTTTAGGATTGGCTCTTGGATTCAAGGTTGGGCTATTCAACATGGGTGGTTCTGGTCAAGCAATACTTGGTATGACCTTGGCTGTAGCATTGATAGCAACAAAAGCCAACTCTGACGGAGTTGCATTTAGAGATGTAGATAAAAGCTTTGTAATAGTTGTTATGATAGCGTTTATATTGAGTGGAGTTTTTATCTCAACAATAGCAGGTTTGTTGAAAGTATTTTTCAACATTCATGAAGTTGTAACAACTGTTATGTTAAACTGAATTGTTTGATATTTTTCAAGATGATTTTTGATGGATTCAAGTTTTGGAAGGGGTAAATGATCAATTTCCAATGGATTAACACCAAAATTACCTTCAGATTGACTTTCAATTGGAGGTAACACTTGAATATTGGGGGTTGGGTTGGCTGTAGTGGCTGTGATAACTATTTACTTGTTACTATCTTTTACAACTTTTGGTTTTAAATTTAATGTTGTAGGAAAACAACCTCAAGCTGCTATGTATGCAGGAATTAAAAATAGACAATATCTAATTTTAACCACAGCATTACAGGGTCTATTTATTGGATTAGGGTCAATGTTTTATTGATTTAATATAAAATCTTCAATGGAGGTTGGTTCTGAAGTTCTTCCTTCAATTGGTTTTGATGCAATACCAATTGCATTGGTTGCATTCAATAATATCATTGGTGTAGTTCCTGTGGCTTTAATTTGAGCTATGTTTAAAGCTGGTTCTGAAAGAGCTTTAGGTTTACAATTTATTGGACTTTCTCCAGAAATATCAAGTTTAATATTTGGTATTATTATTTATTCATCAGCAGTTTACATTTTATTCTTAAAATTTAAACCTATTGAAAAAATTAAGTTATTTATATTTGAATCAAAATGTTATTTATATCGAGAATTTAAAATAGATATAAACAAAAAAATAAAAGATTTAAAACTTGAACTAAAAGAAATAAATAAGAAAGCTGATATTTTAGAATTAAAAAAACAAATTTCAAATATAAATCAAGAAATTTTAAAACTTAAAATCGATAAAAGATCTAACAAAGAAGACCAGGAAAAATATCATGATCTTAAAAAGCAATTATTGTCTTTAGAAAGTGTTTTAAAATCTGAAGTTGAAAATTACTTATCAATATATAAATCAAAAATAAAAATGCAAATTCAAAATAAGAAAATGACTTTTGAAGAAATGTACAATGATTACAATAATAAATCTTTCAAAGGTCTTAAGAAAAAAATTAAAACTGAACTTGCTGTGAAATATTACACTATTATGGATCAATTTGTATTAATGCAAATAGAACGAAATGATTTAATTAAAAATTTAAAATTAGAGAAAAAACTTATAAAAGAAAGAAGTGAGATTTCTTCTTTAATTAATAAAATAAGTCTACTTAAAAATAATAGTGAAAACGATAAAACTGAACTTGACGTTTTAAAAAATGAATTAAATCTAAAAATTAAAAACATTAAAGATGAAATTAATAATAAGATTAAAGAAATAATAAACAAATACGATCAAGATGCAAAATTAATCATTGATGAATTTAATGTATTTAAAAAAGCTAAATTAGATATATTAAAAGATTCAGAAGTAAATGCTAAATTATTTTTAAAAGAAAATAAGGAAAAATATGAAATTGAAAGAAAAAAATTAAAAGATAATACAAAAGATAAAGAAGAATACAAATTTTTGGAATTAAAAATTTGTATTGAACAGTATAAAGCTGAATTGGAGGTTGTTGAAAGATATGGTAAATAG
- a CDS encoding alpha/beta hydrolase: protein MKNSRRIKKNTLINNVKKGFRTFYGGMETPFKQSSLRVWIQARKFNKTRQDRKWLKELLTTNKVVRRFYKRPELEIQDIENVTPVDFKSRDNLNLKGLIYEPNKGSNKWVIASHWFAGHKTWSLHHAKVFVEMGYNVMVYDFRGHGQSQNDSTTMGGKEHKDLMGAVDWLKENKKIDQLAFMGTSMGAFVSNYCSILYKEELKALNFKFVVSDVTYGSVFSLFLHVRNVYLGFLPKKRTKKFINKVIAKQNKKEVSINLHEVSIFHLLREGGNKDLFPTLFCHSSDDKVTSPTDTYELIIKRNNQDDDYLMFNFSMHTQGIRYHFKTFNYKLAEFINRFEKDDVLFDKVIKEWELLKFEKKDQLSLMLK, encoded by the coding sequence ATGAAAAATTCAAGAAGAATTAAAAAAAATACCTTAATAAATAATGTAAAAAAAGGATTTAGAACATTTTATGGTGGAATGGAAACTCCTTTTAAACAATCCTCATTAAGAGTTTGAATACAAGCTAGAAAATTCAATAAAACACGACAAGACAGAAAATGACTTAAAGAACTTTTAACCACAAACAAGGTTGTAAGAAGATTTTATAAAAGACCTGAATTAGAAATTCAAGATATAGAAAATGTAACTCCAGTAGACTTTAAATCAAGAGATAATCTTAATTTAAAAGGTCTAATTTATGAACCAAATAAAGGATCAAACAAATGAGTTATAGCTTCGCATTGATTTGCAGGTCATAAAACTTGATCGTTACATCATGCTAAAGTTTTTGTTGAAATGGGTTATAACGTGATGGTTTATGACTTTAGGGGTCATGGACAATCGCAAAATGACTCAACAACAATGGGTGGAAAAGAACATAAAGATCTTATGGGTGCTGTTGATTGATTAAAAGAAAATAAAAAGATAGATCAATTAGCCTTTATGGGAACAAGTATGGGTGCTTTTGTTTCAAATTATTGTTCAATTCTATACAAAGAGGAACTAAAAGCTTTAAACTTTAAATTTGTTGTTTCTGATGTAACTTATGGAAGTGTATTCAGTTTATTTTTACATGTAAGAAATGTATATTTAGGGTTTCTTCCTAAAAAAAGAACTAAAAAATTTATAAATAAAGTTATTGCTAAACAAAACAAAAAGGAAGTTAGCATAAATTTACATGAAGTAAGTATATTCCACCTACTAAGAGAAGGTGGTAATAAAGATTTATTCCCAACATTATTTTGTCACTCATCAGATGATAAAGTAACTAGTCCTACAGATACATATGAATTGATTATCAAAAGAAATAATCAAGACGATGATTATTTAATGTTCAACTTTTCAATGCACACTCAAGGTATAAGATACCACTTTAAAACATTTAATTACAAGTTGGCTGAATTTATAAATAGATTTGAAAAAGATGATGTTCTATTTGATAAAGTTATAAAAGAGTGAGAGTTATTAAAATTTGAAAAAAAAGATCAGTTATCATTGATGCTTAAATAA
- the asnS gene encoding asparagine--tRNA ligase, giving the protein MKDIRELYLVYKDLKEITLIARVRNNRQGKVVSFLVLNDGTTLNDIQVVYKPETKGFDQATKARVSSIVEVRGLIVLTPGKQQEFEIQAQEITLLDQAIEDYPLQKKEHSPEFLREISHLRARTKTFQAIFRIRSMAAFAIHKFFQEKNYVYVNTPIITENDAEGAGEAFVVTTREDANYEEDFFGKKASLTVSGQLNGEAYAQAFKNIYTFGPTFRAENSNTSKHAAEFWMIEPEMAFCDLKGNLEIIEDLVRYTINYVFENAKDELDFCNENLEEGLIEKLNIVRNSKFAVNKYEEVIKILKKAVEDGHIFEEPNIEFGLDLGTEHERYICEVVNKCPTFVTDYPKEIKAFYMKQNQDNKTVAAADLLVPGIGELVGGSQREDDFEKIITRCKEMGIDPEELDWYNGLRNYGYYKSAGFGLGFERLIMYITGAQNIRDVISFPRTPRNLLF; this is encoded by the coding sequence ATGAAAGACATTAGAGAGTTATATTTGGTATATAAAGATTTAAAAGAGATCACCTTAATAGCTAGGGTTAGAAACAACAGACAAGGTAAGGTTGTTAGTTTCTTGGTTCTTAATGATGGAACAACTTTAAACGATATTCAAGTTGTTTATAAACCAGAAACTAAAGGATTTGATCAAGCAACTAAAGCCAGAGTTAGTTCAATTGTGGAAGTAAGAGGTTTAATTGTTTTAACTCCGGGAAAACAACAAGAGTTTGAAATTCAAGCGCAAGAAATTACATTGTTAGATCAAGCGATTGAAGATTATCCATTACAAAAAAAGGAACATTCACCAGAGTTTTTAAGAGAAATTTCACACCTAAGAGCAAGAACAAAAACATTTCAAGCAATTTTTAGAATTAGATCTATGGCTGCTTTTGCAATTCACAAGTTCTTTCAAGAAAAAAATTATGTATATGTTAATACTCCGATAATTACTGAAAATGATGCAGAGGGTGCTGGTGAAGCGTTTGTTGTAACAACAAGAGAAGATGCTAACTACGAAGAGGATTTCTTTGGTAAAAAAGCAAGCTTAACGGTTTCTGGACAATTAAATGGTGAAGCATATGCGCAAGCGTTTAAAAATATTTATACATTTGGACCAACTTTTAGAGCTGAAAATTCAAACACATCAAAGCATGCTGCAGAATTTTGAATGATTGAACCAGAAATGGCATTCTGCGACCTAAAAGGAAATCTAGAAATAATTGAGGATTTAGTAAGATACACAATTAACTATGTATTTGAAAATGCAAAAGATGAACTAGATTTTTGTAATGAAAATCTCGAAGAAGGATTGATCGAAAAACTTAATATAGTTAGAAACTCAAAATTTGCAGTTAATAAATATGAAGAAGTAATTAAAATACTTAAAAAGGCAGTTGAAGACGGTCATATATTTGAAGAACCAAATATTGAATTTGGTTTAGATTTAGGAACAGAACATGAAAGATATATTTGTGAAGTGGTTAATAAATGTCCTACATTTGTAACTGACTATCCTAAAGAAATTAAAGCCTTCTATATGAAACAAAACCAAGACAATAAAACAGTTGCAGCAGCAGATTTACTTGTTCCTGGAATTGGTGAACTTGTTGGTGGAAGTCAAAGAGAAGATGATTTTGAAAAAATTATTACAAGATGTAAGGAAATGGGTATAGATCCAGAAGAACTGGACTGATATAATGGTCTAAGAAATTATGGTTATTATAAATCGGCTGGATTTGGACTTGGTTTTGAAAGATTAATTATGTACATTACTGGCGCTCAAAATATTAGAGATGTAATTTCTTTCCCAAGAACCCCAAGAAATTTATTATTTTAA
- a CDS encoding MurR/RpiR family transcriptional regulator, whose product MRSFLSKLTTIDDKDLTIKEKKIVEYIKSHLKEIVDTNMKIERMAQEAGTGYSAIYGLLKKLNIKGFRDFAISLANDAENQEINIAKNDENVVAGYINIIKQNYALIDKKSIFETLSIIRSAKRVFVCYWENLLSGPAHELSNFFYKNGFNVHLLDSDHETIKDRIKSSNEEDVFLFYTRYGNSSRLDNAIKEIGELNRKVIYISGKVASHDITKHLNSIHTLIVDNPDTSIYKGHISHSVPFNYFNDLLIYHFLNSEK is encoded by the coding sequence ATGAGATCATTTTTAAGTAAATTGACTACAATTGACGATAAAGATTTAACAATTAAAGAAAAGAAGATTGTTGAATATATTAAAAGTCATTTAAAAGAAATTGTAGATACAAATATGAAGATTGAGAGAATGGCACAAGAAGCGGGAACTGGTTATAGTGCTATTTATGGATTGCTAAAAAAACTTAATATAAAAGGTTTTAGAGATTTTGCAATATCTCTTGCAAATGATGCTGAAAATCAAGAAATAAATATAGCAAAAAATGATGAAAATGTTGTGGCTGGTTATATAAATATAATCAAACAAAACTATGCTCTAATAGATAAAAAATCAATTTTTGAAACATTGAGCATAATAAGATCTGCAAAAAGAGTTTTTGTTTGTTATTGAGAAAATTTATTATCAGGTCCAGCTCATGAACTTTCAAACTTTTTTTATAAAAATGGTTTCAATGTTCATCTATTGGATAGTGATCACGAAACCATTAAAGATAGAATCAAATCTTCAAATGAAGAAGATGTCTTTTTGTTCTATACAAGATATGGAAACTCTTCAAGATTGGATAATGCAATTAAAGAGATAGGTGAACTTAATAGAAAAGTAATTTATATATCAGGTAAAGTTGCTTCACACGATATTACAAAACACTTAAATTCAATACATACGTTAATAGTAGACAATCCAGATACAAGTATTTACAAAGGGCATATTTCCCATTCGGTTCCTTTCAACTATTTTAATGACTTACTAATTTATCATTTTTTAAATTCAGAGAAATAA